In Streptococcus parasuis, the following proteins share a genomic window:
- a CDS encoding RelA/SpoT family protein gives MKEINYTGEEVVALTATYLPEEDVAFVKKALDFATEAHKTQFRKSGEPYIVHPIQVAGILAGLKLDAVTVACGFLHDVVEDTEVTLDEMEAEFGPEVRHIVGGVTKLGKVEYKSHEEQLAENHRNMLIAMSQDMRVILVKLADRLHNMRTLKHLRKDKQERISRETMEIYAPLAHRLGISSIKWELEDMSFRYLNEVEFYKITHMMREKRREREELVTEVVNKLREYTEERHLHGQIYGRPKHIYSIYRKMHDKRKRFDELYDLTAIRCIMDTQSDVYAMLGYIHELWKPMPGRFKDYIANQKANGYQSIHTTVYGPKGPIEFQIRTVEMHQVAEYGVAAHWAYKRGGKATASEKELRWINNLIELQEGAGGDAQTFVDSVKEDIFTERIYVFTPDGAVRELPKDSVPIDFAYEIHTKVGERATGAKVNGRMVPLTTKLKTGDQVEIITSANSFGPSRDWVNLVKTHKARNKIKQFFKNQDKELSVSKGREMLQSLLQENGYVPNQYLDRRHMDEVLQKTSYKTDEALYAAVGFGEVSAVSIFNRLTEKERREAERAKAKAVADELVNGGGVKHDNKDSLKIRHEGGVVIEGASGLLIRIAKCCNPVPGDEIVGYITKGRGVAVHRVDCMNLKSQENYDVRLIDVDWEDDNSTKEYMANIDIYGLNRSGLLNDVLKVLTNASKNISSVNAQPTKDMKFATIHVSFGISNLATLTSLVDKIKSVPEVYSVKRTNG, from the coding sequence ATGAAAGAAATAAATTATACTGGGGAGGAAGTGGTTGCCTTAACGGCCACCTACTTACCGGAAGAGGATGTTGCCTTTGTCAAAAAAGCATTAGATTTTGCTACAGAGGCGCACAAAACACAATTTCGAAAATCAGGTGAGCCCTATATTGTACACCCTATTCAGGTGGCAGGTATTTTAGCAGGTCTCAAGCTAGATGCTGTGACGGTTGCATGTGGTTTCTTACATGATGTGGTTGAAGATACAGAGGTGACCTTGGATGAGATGGAAGCTGAATTTGGCCCGGAAGTCCGCCATATTGTCGGCGGTGTGACCAAACTGGGTAAGGTTGAATATAAATCTCATGAAGAACAACTAGCAGAAAACCACCGAAATATGTTAATTGCTATGTCTCAAGATATGCGGGTGATTTTGGTTAAACTCGCTGACCGCTTACACAACATGCGGACTCTTAAGCACTTGCGCAAGGACAAGCAGGAACGTATTTCACGTGAAACAATGGAAATCTATGCACCTCTTGCTCACCGATTAGGTATTTCTTCCATTAAGTGGGAATTGGAGGACATGTCTTTCCGCTATCTCAATGAAGTTGAATTTTATAAAATTACACATATGATGCGTGAGAAGCGCCGTGAGCGTGAGGAATTAGTGACTGAAGTCGTCAACAAACTGCGAGAGTATACAGAGGAACGCCATCTTCACGGACAAATCTATGGTCGTCCAAAGCATATTTATTCTATTTATCGAAAAATGCATGATAAGAGGAAGCGTTTTGATGAGTTGTACGATTTGACTGCTATTCGTTGTATCATGGATACTCAAAGTGATGTTTATGCGATGCTAGGTTACATACATGAGTTGTGGAAACCAATGCCAGGAAGATTTAAAGATTACATCGCAAATCAGAAAGCAAATGGTTACCAATCCATTCATACAACTGTATATGGGCCTAAAGGTCCAATCGAATTTCAAATCCGTACTGTAGAGATGCACCAAGTTGCAGAGTACGGGGTTGCAGCACACTGGGCCTATAAGCGTGGTGGTAAGGCGACCGCTTCTGAAAAAGAATTGCGTTGGATTAATAATTTGATCGAACTTCAAGAAGGTGCTGGTGGAGACGCACAAACCTTTGTAGATTCTGTCAAAGAAGACATTTTTACAGAACGAATTTATGTCTTCACTCCTGATGGTGCGGTACGGGAACTGCCTAAGGACTCTGTGCCAATCGACTTCGCATATGAAATTCATACCAAGGTAGGTGAGCGAGCGACAGGTGCTAAAGTCAACGGTCGCATGGTCCCTCTGACAACCAAACTCAAAACAGGGGATCAGGTAGAAATTATTACTTCAGCCAATTCCTTTGGTCCGAGTCGTGACTGGGTTAATCTTGTAAAAACCCATAAAGCCCGTAACAAAATCAAGCAGTTCTTTAAAAATCAAGATAAGGAATTATCGGTTTCCAAAGGACGTGAGATGCTTCAAAGCTTGCTTCAAGAAAATGGCTACGTTCCGAACCAGTATTTAGATCGTCGTCACATGGATGAAGTTTTGCAAAAGACCAGCTATAAAACAGACGAGGCTCTTTATGCGGCAGTCGGTTTTGGAGAAGTTTCTGCCGTGTCAATCTTCAATCGTTTGACAGAAAAGGAACGTCGTGAGGCCGAACGTGCCAAGGCAAAAGCGGTCGCAGATGAACTGGTTAATGGTGGAGGGGTCAAACACGACAATAAAGACAGTTTAAAAATCCGACACGAGGGTGGTGTGGTTATCGAGGGCGCTTCTGGCTTGCTGATTCGGATTGCCAAATGTTGTAATCCAGTACCGGGTGATGAGATTGTTGGTTATATCACCAAGGGGCGTGGGGTGGCTGTTCACCGTGTGGACTGTATGAACCTTAAGAGTCAAGAAAATTACGATGTGCGCTTAATTGATGTTGATTGGGAAGATGATAATTCAACAAAAGAGTACATGGCCAATATTGATATTTATGGACTGAATCGCTCGGGACTTCTCAATGATGTTTTGAAAGTATTGACTAATGCTAGCAAAAACATTTCGTCCGTTAATGCACAACCAACCAAGGATATGAAATTTGCGACGATTCATGTATCCTTTGGGATTTCCAATTTGGCAACCTTGACCAGTTTGGTCGACAAAATTAAGTCGGTTCCAGAAGTTTATTCAGTGAAAAGGACCAACGGATAA
- the dtd gene encoding D-aminoacyl-tRNA deacylase yields the protein MKIVLQRVSQASVTIEDIVHGQIKQGLLLLVGIGPEDGQEDLDYAVRKIVNMRIFSDEAGKMNKSVQDVEGKILSISQFTLFADTKKGNRPAFTGAAAPALASQLYDEFNQALSEFVPVEVGVFGADMQVSLVNDGPVTIILDTKNR from the coding sequence ATGAAAATAGTATTACAACGTGTTTCTCAAGCCAGTGTGACTATCGAAGATATAGTACATGGGCAGATCAAGCAAGGCCTTCTTCTTTTAGTCGGTATTGGTCCGGAAGATGGTCAAGAAGATTTGGATTATGCTGTGCGAAAAATCGTTAATATGCGGATATTTTCAGATGAGGCAGGTAAGATGAACAAATCTGTTCAAGATGTGGAGGGTAAGATATTATCCATTTCTCAATTTACTCTTTTTGCGGATACAAAAAAAGGCAATCGCCCTGCATTTACAGGAGCGGCAGCTCCTGCTCTGGCCAGCCAACTCTATGATGAGTTTAATCAGGCCTTGTCTGAATTTGTACCAGTCGAGGTGGGTGTTTTTGGGGCTGATATGCAGGTCAGTCTAGTCAATGATGGACCGGTTACCATTATCTTAGATACAAAAAACAGGTAA
- a CDS encoding ABC transporter ATP-binding protein produces the protein MKETMIVADTITKSFGSKVALNSISFEIREGNIFGFLGPSGSGKTTMINILTGQIKANQGKGKLLGKDSSDLTPSDLEEIGIVSDKSGFYEKLSLEKNLQLYGKLFGAKAGKIDELLKQVGLFDSKKTPAEKLSTGMKQRMLLVRALLNNPKILFLDEPTSGLDPTTSQSIHALLMDLKKQGTTIFLTTHDMREATLLCDELVLLNKGRLVEKGLARDIIQRYNQDKVVRITYSDFSQKEIPFANFTNNDLSNAIAVHSCEPTLEDIFIQLTGEKLNV, from the coding sequence ATGAAAGAAACTATGATTGTAGCAGATACGATTACCAAGTCGTTTGGGAGTAAAGTTGCATTAAATAGTATTAGTTTTGAAATCCGTGAGGGGAACATCTTTGGATTCTTAGGGCCGTCTGGTTCTGGTAAAACAACGATGATTAATATTTTAACAGGTCAGATAAAGGCAAACCAAGGGAAGGGTAAGTTGCTAGGCAAAGATTCTTCTGATTTGACTCCATCGGATTTAGAAGAAATTGGAATTGTCAGTGACAAAAGTGGTTTTTATGAGAAATTATCATTGGAAAAGAATTTACAGTTGTATGGAAAATTATTTGGTGCGAAAGCAGGGAAAATAGATGAATTATTGAAACAGGTTGGCTTGTTTGACAGCAAGAAGACACCTGCTGAGAAGTTATCAACTGGTATGAAACAACGCATGCTACTTGTCAGGGCATTACTAAATAATCCAAAAATTCTCTTTCTTGACGAACCAACAAGTGGGTTAGATCCAACTACCTCTCAATCCATACATGCCTTACTTATGGATTTGAAAAAACAAGGAACAACGATTTTCTTGACAACTCACGATATGCGTGAAGCTACCTTGCTCTGTGATGAGTTAGTCTTACTAAACAAAGGTAGGTTAGTGGAAAAAGGTCTTGCGAGAGATATTATTCAAAGATACAATCAGGATAAAGTGGTAAGAATTACCTATTCTGATTTTAGTCAAAAAGAAATTCCGTTTGCAAACTTTACCAATAATGACCTATCGAATGCGATTGCCGTCCACTCATGCGAGCCAACGCTCGAAGATATCTTTATTCAATTGACAGGAGAGAAGCTAAATGTTTAG
- a CDS encoding ABC transporter permease, whose amino-acid sequence MFRRMNALIWLRNQILLSNKNLSVQILLPFMLVLLYKNFMEASGMKLMFVCLSMAISMSIGMTISTMIAEEKEKNMLKTLLLSGVRYHEYILSVLIHPLILTVITLILFPVMTDANLEGIYIEYIVVMFLTTVAVMLINMCIGLLSDTQSKAQINGLPITFIVALLPMFSLAKEGVATVVSYTFMGAYTDFFIETNFSMSDNSIKILLLWNVILIVLTILAIKRSKVIVTDKK is encoded by the coding sequence ATGTTTAGAAGAATGAATGCCTTAATTTGGCTGAGAAATCAAATTTTATTAAGCAATAAAAATCTATCCGTTCAGATTCTATTGCCTTTCATGCTCGTTCTACTTTATAAAAATTTTATGGAAGCCTCAGGAATGAAACTCATGTTTGTCTGTTTGTCCATGGCGATTTCAATGTCTATTGGGATGACGATTTCAACCATGATTGCGGAAGAGAAAGAAAAAAACATGCTCAAAACTCTGTTGCTGAGTGGCGTGAGATACCATGAATATATTCTGTCTGTCCTTATACATCCACTGATATTAACGGTGATTACTTTGATTCTATTTCCGGTGATGACCGATGCCAATTTAGAAGGAATCTATATCGAATATATAGTAGTTATGTTTCTAACCACGGTAGCAGTGATGCTGATTAATATGTGTATTGGTTTGTTATCTGATACACAATCAAAAGCCCAAATTAATGGACTGCCTATTACATTTATTGTAGCCTTGTTGCCGATGTTTTCGTTGGCGAAGGAAGGAGTGGCAACCGTTGTAAGTTATACTTTCATGGGAGCCTATACAGATTTCTTTATTGAAACAAATTTTTCTATGAGTGATAACTCTATTAAGATTCTGTTACTTTGGAATGTTATTCTTATCGTGCTTACTATTCTTGCGATAAAGAGAAGTAAGGTAATAGTTACTGATAAAAAGTAG
- a CDS encoding metal-dependent transcriptional regulator, with amino-acid sequence MTPNKEDYLKCIYELGQLDQKITNKLIAEKMAFSAPAVSEMLKKMVAEGLISKDTKAGYLLSQTALEMVSSLYRKHRLIEVFLVEQLGYSPEEVHEEAEILEHTVSDHFINRLDLLLEQPQTCPHGGSIPQAGQPLIERYQTRLSQLTETGYYQLVRIHDFYQLLQYLEQHDLAVGDQLVVTDFDSFAQTITIQYKGKELAVPTTIAQQLYIEKTNHPN; translated from the coding sequence ATGACACCAAACAAAGAAGATTACCTAAAATGTATTTATGAATTAGGTCAATTAGACCAAAAAATTACCAATAAACTCATCGCAGAGAAGATGGCCTTCTCCGCACCAGCCGTTTCTGAAATGCTAAAAAAAATGGTAGCCGAAGGGCTCATTTCTAAGGATACCAAGGCAGGCTATCTCCTCAGCCAAACCGCACTTGAGATGGTATCTAGCCTCTACCGCAAGCACCGTCTGATTGAAGTCTTTCTGGTGGAACAACTCGGCTATTCTCCAGAGGAAGTCCATGAAGAGGCTGAGATTTTAGAGCACACTGTTTCAGATCACTTTATCAATCGCCTAGACCTACTACTAGAACAGCCCCAAACTTGTCCTCACGGCGGAAGCATTCCTCAAGCAGGTCAGCCACTCATCGAACGCTACCAGACACGACTCTCCCAACTCACTGAAACTGGATACTACCAACTTGTCCGTATACACGACTTTTATCAGCTCCTCCAGTACTTAGAACAACATGATTTAGCTGTCGGAGATCAGCTGGTTGTAACAGATTTTGATAGTTTTGCCCAAACGATTACTATTCAGTACAAGGGTAAAGAACTCGCAGTACCCACCACTATTGCTCAACAATTATACATAGAAAAAACCAATCACCCCAATTAA
- a CDS encoding metal ABC transporter solute-binding protein, Zn/Mn family, translated as MKKMLFSFALLLSLIGLGACRPSQTTEGSSKPRVAVTTSFLNDMVYQLAGDEVERDLLIPAGEDPHLYVAKSSDLSKLQKADLVLYHGLHFEGKMVEALEKTGVAVSKNFNAKDLNTMDEDGEEIVDPHFWFSIPLYKSAVAVASEELQKLLPAKAEMIQKNAEKYQVQLDDLHAWVEKELSVIPKECRYLVTPHDAFNYFAASYDFTLYAPQGISTDSEVANSDMIETVNLIIDHNIKAIFTESTTNPERMEKLQEAVKAKGGQVEVVTGEGKELFSDSLAPEGEEGDTFIDMYKHNVTLIVKYLK; from the coding sequence ATGAAGAAAATGTTGTTCAGTTTTGCTCTGCTATTGTCCCTAATAGGACTAGGAGCTTGTCGTCCATCGCAAACCACAGAAGGCTCTAGTAAGCCAAGGGTGGCCGTGACTACTTCCTTCCTCAATGATATGGTCTATCAGTTGGCGGGTGATGAGGTGGAACGTGATTTGCTGATTCCAGCAGGAGAAGACCCTCATTTGTACGTAGCCAAATCTAGTGATTTATCAAAATTACAAAAGGCTGACCTTGTTCTCTACCACGGTTTGCACTTTGAAGGTAAAATGGTTGAAGCTTTGGAGAAGACCGGAGTAGCTGTTTCTAAAAACTTTAACGCAAAAGACTTGAATACGATGGATGAGGATGGGGAAGAGATTGTCGATCCCCACTTCTGGTTTTCAATTCCCTTGTACAAGTCAGCTGTAGCTGTAGCTTCAGAGGAACTACAAAAACTCTTACCTGCTAAAGCTGAGATGATTCAGAAAAATGCAGAAAAATACCAAGTGCAGCTAGATGATTTGCATGCCTGGGTAGAAAAAGAATTGAGTGTGATTCCAAAAGAATGTCGCTATTTGGTAACACCGCATGATGCCTTTAATTACTTTGCTGCTAGCTATGACTTCACTCTATATGCTCCTCAGGGAATTAGCACGGATTCCGAAGTGGCTAATAGTGATATGATTGAGACAGTTAACCTAATCATTGACCATAATATCAAAGCTATCTTTACAGAGTCTACAACTAATCCAGAACGCATGGAGAAATTGCAAGAGGCAGTAAAAGCCAAAGGCGGTCAGGTTGAAGTTGTTACTGGCGAAGGTAAGGAGTTATTCTCAGATTCCTTGGCACCAGAAGGCGAGGAAGGGGATACCTTTATCGACATGTACAAACATAATGTTACATTGATTGTTAAATATCTAAAATAA
- a CDS encoding metal ABC transporter ATP-binding protein: MSAIIELKDVNLAYTASQTMALEDVNLVIPKGSRTAIVGPNGAGKSSLFKVILGLEKPITGQVRLLGQEAGLERLIAQKVAYIPQSSQVNWQFPATVFEIVLMGRFAHSKGMFRRPTKADRQIVEQALERLKIADLRHRQIDQLSGGQRQRVFLARALAQEAELYLMDEPLAGIDQATEIMIMDMLKEFQCEGKTSIVIHHDLTTLDAYFDHLVWLHKHVIDSGPMDETLTSENYQATYGIGNGLFLGNAKGGSHV, from the coding sequence ATGTCAGCAATCATTGAATTAAAAGATGTCAATTTAGCATATACAGCCAGCCAGACCATGGCTTTAGAAGATGTCAATTTGGTGATTCCCAAAGGGAGTCGGACGGCTATTGTTGGACCAAATGGTGCTGGGAAGTCCAGTCTATTCAAGGTCATTTTGGGGTTGGAAAAACCTATCACAGGACAGGTTCGCTTGCTTGGTCAGGAGGCAGGTCTAGAGAGGTTGATTGCTCAAAAAGTAGCCTATATTCCCCAATCCAGTCAAGTAAACTGGCAATTTCCTGCAACAGTTTTTGAAATTGTTCTGATGGGACGCTTTGCTCATAGTAAGGGGATGTTTAGAAGACCGACTAAAGCTGATAGACAGATTGTTGAGCAGGCTCTAGAACGGTTAAAAATTGCGGATTTACGCCATCGTCAGATTGATCAGCTTTCAGGTGGGCAGCGTCAGCGGGTATTTTTAGCGAGAGCCCTGGCACAGGAAGCAGAATTGTACCTTATGGATGAACCTCTGGCAGGGATTGATCAGGCAACAGAAATCATGATCATGGATATGCTCAAGGAGTTCCAATGTGAAGGGAAAACTTCCATTGTCATTCATCATGACTTAACGACGCTGGATGCCTACTTTGATCACCTTGTCTGGCTTCATAAGCATGTGATTGATTCTGGTCCGATGGATGAGACTTTGACAAGTGAGAATTATCAGGCGACCTACGGTATAGGAAATGGGCTGTTTCTAGGAAATGCCAAAGGAGGCAGTCATGTTTGA
- a CDS encoding metal ABC transporter permease has product MFEVFKEYSFWTVALGTVSLAGAASTIGSISVLTKQSLLGDALGHASYPGVIVSFMIFQSRHPLYLLLGAVLSGYLSYALVHWLCRKGGHSLVNALSLVSASFFGLGMVLKNAIQGNEAFAGASQAGLQTYLFGQAAFIQLDDVILIGLISLLALVLFAFFYQDYKLYLFDQTFARVIGVRVKYLQQLTMFLMICLIAVGLKLVGAILMSSFLIAPAVFGLMLGKTYHKSLLLAGIVAIGSAFVGTWISSSVSGLSTGPTIIVCLTGLTLSAFVYVTYVRKENGRV; this is encoded by the coding sequence ATGTTTGAGGTTTTCAAAGAGTATTCTTTCTGGACAGTCGCTTTAGGGACCGTTAGCCTAGCTGGGGCAGCCAGTACTATCGGAAGTATATCTGTTCTTACTAAACAGAGCTTGCTTGGGGATGCTCTTGGGCATGCTTCTTATCCTGGAGTGATTGTCTCTTTCATGATTTTTCAGTCGCGACATCCTCTCTACTTGCTGTTAGGAGCAGTGTTGTCAGGCTACCTTTCTTATGCACTTGTCCATTGGCTGTGTCGAAAAGGTGGTCACAGTCTAGTCAATGCCCTTTCATTGGTATCTGCTTCTTTCTTTGGTTTGGGAATGGTCTTGAAAAATGCTATTCAGGGAAATGAAGCCTTTGCAGGGGCTTCCCAAGCTGGATTGCAAACCTATCTATTTGGACAGGCAGCCTTTATTCAGCTGGATGATGTGATACTCATCGGACTCATTTCCCTATTGGCTTTGGTATTGTTTGCTTTCTTTTATCAAGACTATAAGCTGTATCTGTTTGATCAAACTTTTGCAAGGGTTATTGGTGTTCGTGTAAAGTACTTACAGCAGTTGACGATGTTTTTGATGATTTGCCTAATTGCAGTAGGATTAAAGTTAGTCGGGGCTATTTTGATGAGTAGTTTTTTGATTGCACCAGCTGTCTTTGGCTTAATGCTGGGAAAAACGTATCACAAGAGTCTGTTACTGGCAGGAATCGTTGCAATTGGGTCGGCTTTCGTAGGGACCTGGATTAGCTCTAGTGTATCTGGTTTGTCGACCGGACCGACTATTATCGTCTGTCTGACAGGTCTGACCCTGTCTGCATTCGTGTATGTTACCTATGTCAGAAAGGAGAATGGTCGTGTTTGA
- a CDS encoding metal ABC transporter permease, whose product MFEVLLILMVIASSCGLLGSILVVKNQSMLADALSHSVLLGIVLGFFISHSLDSPLLIIGASLFGLLSVLAIDRLHSRKIAHDAATGLVFSFFFAVAVLLISLFARNVHLDVDMVLQGEVLFAPLHRMDVLASSLPVSLVKSSLAWLVIVLFLAWAYHRLQVYLFDSNHARLSGLRTRMLEMVILILVSLTTVLAFEAIGSMTVIVFLVAPSMAALRWVKSFWQLLLLGQGIAILTVVLGFLVANQLDLTMSGTCAVVSLLVVCSSIILKNTWSRSSDK is encoded by the coding sequence GTGTTTGAAGTATTGCTCATTTTGATGGTTATTGCTAGTTCTTGTGGCTTGCTCGGCTCGATATTGGTTGTAAAAAATCAATCGATGCTGGCAGATGCTCTCTCACATTCTGTCTTGCTTGGGATTGTTCTGGGATTTTTTATTAGTCATAGTTTGGATTCGCCATTGCTAATAATTGGTGCCAGTCTGTTTGGGTTATTATCGGTTCTTGCCATTGACCGTCTGCATAGTCGAAAGATAGCGCATGATGCCGCAACAGGTCTGGTTTTTTCTTTCTTTTTTGCGGTGGCGGTTTTGCTTATTTCTCTTTTTGCTCGCAATGTTCATTTGGATGTGGATATGGTTTTGCAGGGGGAAGTACTTTTTGCTCCGCTCCATCGTATGGATGTTCTAGCCTCGTCACTCCCTGTTAGTCTGGTCAAGTCAAGTTTGGCTTGGTTGGTTATTGTTCTATTTTTGGCTTGGGCTTACCATCGTTTGCAAGTGTATCTATTTGACAGCAACCATGCTCGTTTGTCTGGCTTACGAACAAGGATGTTAGAAATGGTCATTTTGATTCTAGTTTCCTTAACTACTGTTCTGGCCTTTGAAGCGATTGGCTCGATGACTGTTATTGTTTTCTTGGTGGCACCAAGTATGGCTGCCCTACGTTGGGTCAAATCCTTTTGGCAATTGCTTCTTTTAGGGCAAGGTATCGCTATTCTAACGGTTGTGCTTGGTTTTTTAGTGGCCAATCAACTGGATTTAACCATGTCAGGAACCTGTGCCGTTGTCAGCCTTCTTGTGGTTTGCTCGAGTATTATTCTGAAAAATACTTGGTCACGGTCATCTGATAAGTGA
- a CDS encoding M13 family metallopeptidase, whose product MTRLQDDFYEYVNGEWAKTAVIPDDKPRTGGFSDLADEIEKLMIDTTNAWLTGENVPEDSVLQNFVAFHKQAADYETRDRLGAEPAQALIAEYKALNSFEEFTSKLAEFELAGKPNLMPFYVAPDFMDATINVLWADSLGIILPDTTYYEEGHEKGAELLKTWRESQEALLPKFGFSDEEIKDLLDKRLELDAKVAKYVLSNEEGSEYAKLYHPYEWADFTALVPELPLDDFFTAILGQTPDKIIVPEERFWQAAKDIYSADNWELLKATLILKAAGAYTAFLSDEIRILAGAYSRALSGTPQAQNQEKAAYNLAQGYFDQALGLWYAGEKFSPEAKADVEAKVAKMIEVYKSRLETADWLAQETRDKAIVKLNVIKPYIGYPDALPERYYKKIIDPSKSLVENAIELNKIDIAHSWSKWNKPVDIKEWGMPAHMVNAYYNPQKNLIVFPAAILQAPFYSLEQSSSANYGGIGAVIAHEISHAFDSNGASFDEYGSLNNWWTEEDYAAFEARTQQVIDQFEGQDSYGAKINGKLTVSENIADLGGIAAALEAAKSEEDFSAEEFFTNFARIWRMKARPEFMQMLASVDVHAPGHLRTNIQLPNFDEFHETFGVQEGDGMWRAKEDRVIIW is encoded by the coding sequence ATGACACGTTTACAAGATGATTTTTACGAATACGTCAATGGTGAATGGGCAAAAACAGCCGTGATTCCAGACGATAAGCCAAGAACAGGTGGCTTTTCTGATTTGGCGGACGAGATTGAAAAGCTCATGATTGATACGACAAATGCTTGGTTGACAGGGGAGAATGTCCCAGAAGATAGCGTTTTGCAAAACTTCGTGGCTTTCCACAAACAAGCAGCCGACTATGAAACCCGTGACCGTTTGGGAGCGGAGCCTGCTCAGGCCTTGATTGCGGAGTACAAGGCTCTTAACTCTTTCGAAGAATTTACCAGCAAGTTGGCAGAGTTTGAGTTGGCCGGCAAGCCAAACCTCATGCCTTTTTATGTGGCACCTGACTTTATGGATGCGACAATAAATGTTCTTTGGGCAGATTCATTAGGTATTATCTTACCAGATACGACCTACTATGAAGAAGGTCATGAAAAAGGAGCAGAATTGCTAAAAACGTGGAGAGAGAGTCAAGAGGCCCTCTTACCTAAGTTTGGTTTTTCAGATGAAGAGATCAAGGACCTTCTGGACAAACGTTTGGAACTGGATGCCAAGGTTGCCAAGTATGTCTTGTCAAATGAAGAAGGTTCTGAGTACGCCAAACTTTACCACCCGTACGAGTGGGCAGATTTTACTGCCTTAGTACCAGAGTTGCCTTTGGATGATTTCTTCACAGCGATTTTGGGGCAAACACCAGACAAGATTATCGTTCCAGAGGAACGTTTCTGGCAAGCAGCTAAGGACATTTACAGTGCGGATAATTGGGAGCTTTTGAAGGCGACCTTGATTTTGAAAGCGGCAGGAGCTTATACAGCCTTTCTGTCGGATGAAATTCGTATTCTAGCAGGAGCCTATAGCCGTGCCCTTTCTGGTACACCGCAGGCTCAAAACCAAGAAAAAGCAGCCTACAATCTGGCACAAGGCTACTTTGACCAAGCCCTCGGTCTTTGGTACGCTGGAGAAAAATTCTCGCCAGAAGCCAAGGCCGATGTGGAAGCAAAAGTTGCCAAGATGATTGAGGTCTACAAGTCTCGTTTGGAAACTGCAGACTGGTTGGCTCAGGAAACGCGTGACAAAGCTATTGTCAAACTCAATGTTATCAAGCCTTACATTGGTTACCCAGATGCCTTGCCAGAGCGTTATTATAAGAAGATTATTGACCCAAGCAAGTCCTTGGTGGAAAATGCTATCGAACTAAACAAGATTGACATTGCCCATAGTTGGAGCAAGTGGAACAAGCCTGTGGATATTAAGGAATGGGGCATGCCAGCTCACATGGTCAATGCCTACTATAACCCACAGAAAAACTTGATTGTCTTTCCAGCAGCCATTTTGCAGGCGCCTTTCTACTCTCTGGAGCAGTCTTCATCAGCTAACTACGGCGGTATTGGTGCTGTCATTGCCCACGAGATTTCCCATGCCTTTGACTCAAACGGGGCCTCCTTTGATGAGTATGGTAGTCTCAATAACTGGTGGACAGAAGAAGACTATGCAGCTTTTGAAGCTCGTACCCAGCAGGTCATTGACCAGTTTGAAGGTCAGGATTCTTATGGTGCCAAAATCAATGGTAAGTTGACTGTGTCAGAAAATATTGCCGACCTTGGTGGGATTGCAGCAGCCTTGGAAGCAGCCAAGTCAGAAGAAGACTTCTCCGCTGAGGAATTCTTCACCAACTTTGCTCGTATCTGGCGAATGAAGGCCCGTCCTGAGTTCATGCAGATGTTGGCAAGTGTGGATGTCCATGCACCAGGTCACCTGCGTACCAACATCCAGTTGCCAAACTTCGATGAATTCCATGAAACCTTTGGCGTTCAAGAAGGCGACGGCATGTGGCGTGCTAAAGAAGACCGTGTGATTATTTGGTAA